The following is a genomic window from Methanolinea sp..
ACGCGGTGAATGCGCACCATCCGGGAGAATCGGAGCGGTATCCCCCTACACGAGGGGGCGTGGCTCGTCGCCGAGCGTGAAGGGGAGACGCGCGCTCTTCACGAGAACCTGCGAGGGTGACCGGCGCACCTTCTCGAGCACGAGATCCTTTCCCGCCGGGGTCACCGCAAATACCGGGATCGAGACGCCTGCCTGGAGGAGCGCGACCGGGCCGGCGAGCTCTCTCACGTGGCGGGACGCGCAGGCCGTCACGATGTCGGCGTTCCGGACGAGGACGCGCGCGTCCTCCTCGGACACGCCCGTCGTGTGGACAGCGATCACGAGGGCGCCGGGGAAATCGCGGCGGATCGACAGGGCATCGGTTGCGGAAGTGACGGTCACCCCAATCCTCTCGTGGCCTGCCGCCCGGGCCACCCGGACCGCTCCCGGCTGGTCTACCGATGCGCGCGCGGGGTCGTACACGATACCTCCCTTCTCCCTTATCCTTTGGATGACTTCCGCGATCGGCGAGGTCTTCACGAGACCCGACATCCTCCCCCCAATTCCCTGGACGAGGGATGGGGACGACACGATGACGCTGCCCGCGCCGTCGCACGCGATGACCGCACACGAGAGGAGCCCGGACTCAAGGCCGCAGGCGAGGAGCTCGGATGCACCGAAATCCACGTAATCGCCCCTCGCCTCGACGATCCTATCCGGCGTGCACATCCCGAATGCCCGGATCCGGTACTCCATGTTCTCCCTGATCGCCTCGGGGGTGATGGGGTGCACGGGCTTGCCGAACCTCCGCGCGAGCGGGCATTCCCAAATCAAGGGTTCTCCCACCGAGACGACCTTCCCGCCGCGGATGACGACCCGTGCCCGCCCTATTGCCTCCACGACGTGTTCGTCCTCGCCGTCGCCTGCCATACCCTTGCCCTCGCGTCCCTCTCAAGCGTCCCCGGGCGGTGCACGGGGAGTTTCCGGTCTCACGCCCTCCGCCCCGCCACCGCGCGTGCTGCGAGGCCCGCCGCGGCGAGTGCGACGAGGGGGAGCATCGCGGGGAGTGCCGTTGCCGTCGCCGTGGCGGTCGCTGTCGTGGTCGGCAGGGTCGTTGGGGGAACGGTCGTGGGGCTGGTCACCCCTGTCGTGGGGGTAGACGTCAGACTTGGCGTCGGGCTTTGCGTCGGCGTGACCGCCGCGAGGATTTCGAGCCTCACGTTGTCGATGTAGCCCTCGGTGAATGGCCCGGAGAAATAATCCCCCTTTGTCGTGATCGCGATCCTGTTCATGTAGAGGAGCTCGCGGGCGACGGGGACAAAGTAGCCGAATACCACCTCCCCCGTGTCTTTCCTGACGATCTTGATGTCCGCGTTCCGCAGGTCCCTGTTGTACCTCACGGTGACGTGGTACGTGGTGTTCTCCTTGAATTCGACCGTGTTGCACCCGGCCATGTCCCCGCAGTACGAGGCATAGTAACTGGATACCTCGCGCATCTGGTTGTTCTGGTCGATGACGCGGAGGGAAAAGAGCCTGCCGAATTTCCCGTTCTCGAATGCGGAGAGGACCGTCGTTCCACGCGTGAAGTCCATCTCCATGCTCGTGAGCCCGAAGCGGAACGCGCTGTTGGGCTGGGAGACGAGGATGACAACGTCGTAGTCGAGGGTGAACGACTGCCCGTCGTACTGGACGGGAACGTATGCATACGCGTTCGTCCCCCCCTCGGTCTTGAAGTGGTACATCCCCCGAGACCCGTCCCAGTAGTACCGCGAGGGACTGTTCGTGATCCACCCCGGATTCTCGGAGAAGTCTGTCTCGTAGATGACCACGTTCTGCAGGTCTGCCGAGGCAAAAGAGATTACCAGCACGAGGCACATCGCGGGAAAGACTACCCTTGATATCGTGGACGCGCCCATTTTTCTCGCTCCTCCCTTCCGAACGCCGGTCCGCGGTTCCCAAGACACCTCCCTTGCCGGGAAAAAGGCACCCTGCAGGTCCTCGTTCCGGGGCGGGGGAAGTGTCCTGCCGGATTTCGGTGAGATTTGTAAGCGATGGACCTTGATATTTTTTGCGAATCTCCCGGGGAGAGAACGGTATCCCACGAGGGGGTTTTTCCGCGCGGGAAGCGGGAATACCATTAATATTGTGACGGATACATCCAGTACGAGGGGTTGGCGATTCACCTACCGACGCGCGTTCTCCACCCGGGTGGTCTCTGCTGATGGACGGCGAGATATACTACAACCGTGGCATCGCGTTCCACAAGAAGGGGCTATTTGACGAGGCGATCGCAGATTACACCCGGGCCATCGAGATCAATCCGGAGGACGCCGAGGCGTACCACAACAGGGGTGTCGCAAAGGCAGGGAAACACGATTATGCGGGTGCGATCGAGGATTACACCCACGCGATCAGGCTGAACCCGAATTTCCCGGAGGCTTACTACAACCGGGGAATTGCCCACTCGCTCCAGAACAGGCCGGAGAACGCGATCGCAGACTTTTCAAGCGCGATCTCCCTCGACCCGGACTTCACCGAGGCATACTACAACAGGGGCCTCGAGTATGCCCGGCTGGGCGAGGACGACCTCGCCATCGCGGACTTCACCGAGGTGGTGTCGAGGGACCCGAAACACGCCGCGGCGTACAACAACCGGGGTGTCATCTACGCGAGGAGGGGGATGCACGAGAAGGCCATCGAGGACTACACGAGGGCATTCGAACTGGACCCGACCTTTTCCGAGGCGCTCTTCAACAGGGGCATCGAATTCTCCCGCCTCGGGCACCTCGACGATGCGATCGCGGACTACACGAGGGCTCTCGAACTCTCCCCAGACAACGCCGACATCCTCTACAATAGGGGCCTCGCGTACGGGAAGAAGGGCCAGCCCGAGGCAGCGATCGCGGATTACCTCCAGTGCCTCGAGAAGAATCCCGCCTACGCGGAGGCCCACAACAACCTCGGCGTCGAGTACAGCCGTCTGGGGCTCGTGGAGACCGCGCTCGACCACTACGCGAAGGCGATAGAGATAAACCCGTGCTTCGTCGAGGCCTACAACAACAGGGGGGTACTCTTCAACAGGCTCGGGAAGTACGACGAGGCGATCGCAGAATTTTCTAAGGCCCTCGAGGTCTTCTCCCGGATCACAACCGGCGAGGCGGCGACGGGGGAGGCGGAGGCGGCCGAGGGAGAAGTGCCCGCCCCCGCGGGGGAGACCCCTGCTCCCGGG
Proteins encoded in this region:
- a CDS encoding DUF2099 family protein; amino-acid sequence: MAGDGEDEHVVEAIGRARVVIRGGKVVSVGEPLIWECPLARRFGKPVHPITPEAIRENMEYRIRAFGMCTPDRIVEARGDYVDFGASELLACGLESGLLSCAVIACDGAGSVIVSSPSLVQGIGGRMSGLVKTSPIAEVIQRIREKGGIVYDPARASVDQPGAVRVARAAGHERIGVTVTSATDALSIRRDFPGALVIAVHTTGVSEEDARVLVRNADIVTACASRHVRELAGPVALLQAGVSIPVFAVTPAGKDLVLEKVRRSPSQVLVKSARLPFTLGDEPRPLV